The nucleotide window TGGTTTGCTTCGATATGACAACCAAGTGATACGAGTCCTAAAGATTAAAAAGCCTTATACGTGGAACATAGTACACAGGTATCATCCCAGTTGACCATAATTAAGTGAACATCTAGTTTGCAAAGTCAAGTTGTCAATGTCGTCCAATTGCAGCTAGAAATTTGAAGGaaatttttcacaaaactaaCCTGAAATTTacttaaagaaaagaaaataaaggaatcATACATACCGAAGTCCAACAGGGTCCATGAGTTGGCTTTTGAGTCCCCAGATGGAACTCTTCCATACTTTGTCTCTGCCAGATCTCTTATCCTGGACCTAAATTGCGGCATAAAAAGTCTATCAAATATTGCTTCCAAGTCTGTCTCATAATTTAGCATGCAAATCGAACATAAACAATCATAAACTTAAATGTGAAGCGCATACCCAATTGCGTCAATTTGCGGACGGGAAAATGCTGTggcaataataaaaaatcgaGTCCAATACACAAGAGGCTTCACAAATAGGACCTTTATATCTCCTGCTTTTACATCATTTGCAACACTGGCCACTTCTACAGCAACTAAAGAGATTGCAGGAGATTATTAATAAGTTGCATACAGTAAGCATATCAAGCACTTTGAAAGTTTGGTTTCATACGGCCAAAGAGTAATACATGAAAACTGGAAAGAATATTTTATCAACACCTATGCAACATTATGGTCAAAATtgagaggaaaacaaaaacaaaataaaatctacATCTGTCACACTGCAAAGAGTCTTTGCTCAAATTGACTGTGATATGAACTTACATGATAAGCTTTCAGCATCGTCATCAAGCTCTGTGCTAGGAGACATCCTGTCGTTGCTTTGATATACCACTTTTCCATATCTATCCAATAAGTCGTCAAACATATCGTCGGTATCTTCACTTACATTCTGCAATGTCATTGATTAGCAATAAGCTGTCAAGGTTCAGAtttacaacttttttttttcttttcctttaggTAAATTTGGCATGGACCAACTCGTAGCGGAACGCTAAAACTGGCcaaaattggaagagagaTAATCATACCCTTTGACTCCCTCAACAAGCAAATAAGAAGTCAAGGTCTCACGCACAACAAGGAACATAAAGGAGATATTTTCTCAGCCAGGTTTTCACCAAGAAGCTTTTGATATACTAAGTCTAAAAGGAGAAAACGGAGCAATCTATATTAAGGAATTTCAGTGAGACCACAACTGAAATTCATAAGTGTTTGTATGACAGATTCAATACAATTAAAGATATCGAAGACAGAATGGAAAATCATTGTGGCTTTTACTTGAGTAGAGCATCTACAAGGTAAGCTTCAAATATTCATTCTAATACAACGCCAAACCAAAACTTGTTTCATAACTTTGTTCTTTTTGGAACTAAACAGCTACACAATTCGAAACCAAAACCAGCTCACATGAATTTGACAACAGAAAAACGAAATAACGTACCGAAGCGAAACTATCTTCAGCTTCTTTCCCACGAGCCAAACGCAATGTTCGCAATTCCCTTGACTTCAAAGTTAGGTTCTTGCTTCTGGGTTCTTGCCAAAAACACTTGCAGTGGAACCATTTATGAGAAAAAGGCTTGGTGGAACTTTGACAGAGCTTCGGTTCAAGTCGACCCAGTTTCTGGAGGGCATCGAATCGGAAGCCGGGGCCACCTCCGGCGAAAGACAGCGTAATGAGCACCGCCATTGTAGCTCTATTGGTACGATTGCACAGAATTTTGAAGACGAGAGAAAATATACTCGCTAGATAGATAGCAGCAGCAGGTATCTAGTGGTATCAAAGCATATCTGGGTTTGGGAACTTTGGGCTTTGGGTTGGGTTTTACGCAACTCCACCACTCTACACTCTCCTCCTGATCAGCCCAATTTATCCTTTcgtttttcctttattttggtttaaagaaaatcgggttttcttctttatatttttttgttaaagaacaagaaaagaaaaataattttaggtCAAAATGTAGTAACTACATTCCTAATAaacttcccttttttctttctattgttTCTAAAATGTAGTGCATCATCATGTACGAGATATTAAAAGATAAATGTTAAATACGTGCAATCACTTGCAAAGCTTATATATCGTAAATCTGGGAGATTTGTGTTCACGACAGTTTTAAATGCTCAGTAGCTAAAATCACGACCTGTCCAATCAGTGTTTTGACAGTCATGAAGGATCCATAATAACATAGGTTCATGGCcatgttctttttcttcaaaaagttAAGCCAGATTCTATATTTCAAAAGCAAAATACGTTTGATTTCAATGGGAAAGCAATCAGGTTTGTCATTCACCATCCATCGCACAAATTCCCTTTTTCTCCATAATGTAATGAATGTTGTGTGCTCTTATGAGAAATGCTATACAACGAAACGAGTTTTCacttgtagcttcaaggttaacTTACATCTTTCGGGAACTGAAGGCTAAAACTAATGCAGCAAATAactttaatgtttttattttttggagtCACCATAAAATATTGGACAGTTTGACCAACGATGGGAAAAACAGCGGACAATCACTCTCCTTCCACTAAATCAGATTGCCTCAATTTTATCGGGACAGAAAATTTGGAGAATTCAACCATGCAATTCATGACACCACcttgctttaaaaaaaaaataaattcatatcaTACACATCTGTTTATACAATAGATTTTTACCAACGTTCAATCAAGCAACATACTTCGTTCCCACATTATGTGGATAGAGTCATGGAAATAAACAAGTTAAGCAACTAAAAGATTAGCCCAAAATAGCACAACTGGACCCTGTTGGCTCATAATCAACgcaaaaagaaatatgaactCTGAGAATATCAGTTACTCTAAGCGAATCTTGATACTACATATCCATCGCTACTGAGTGCAAGAGGGAGGGGGAAGAGCTACTGCTTTTTTCTCGTAAAAGACCTACAACAAGCACCCTCCCATTAGAACAAGCTAACACCAATCA belongs to Prunus persica cultivar Lovell chromosome G4, Prunus_persica_NCBIv2, whole genome shotgun sequence and includes:
- the LOC18781148 gene encoding protein Iojap, chloroplastic encodes the protein MAVLITLSFAGGGPGFRFDALQKLGRLEPKLCQSSTKPFSHKWFHCKCFWQEPRSKNLTLKSRELRTLRLARGKEAEDSFASNVSEDTDDMFDDLLDRYGKVVYQSNDRMSPSTELDDDAESLSFAVEVASVANDVKAGDIKVLFVKPLVYWTRFFIIATAFSRPQIDAIGSRIRDLAETKYGRVPSGDSKANSWTLLDFGDVVIHIFLPPQRAFYNLEEFYANATPVELPFENQPPFRG